One genomic segment of bacterium includes these proteins:
- a CDS encoding sugar phosphate isomerase/epimerase family protein, with amino-acid sequence MRLAYTISVSQTRFAAVAAADVQATIPALAGLGFDGVEMAIRDPGHVDVEALAAAAERSGIAVPAVGTGQAYLEEGLSLTAPEEQVRVRAAARLLAQVSVARRLGALLIVGLIHGPIPPETDRALAEEHLLEGLGTVARAAGTAGVRLVIEPINRYETNWLNTVEEVLDLIDRLGEDNVGVLPDTFHMNIEETDMSAALRRGGARVWHVHAADSNRRAPGWGHLDFGPVVRALGEMGYGGFLSAEILPQPGVLDAAWQTIAALRPLVPRQARPAQEAPLGTSGNGQSRGSR; translated from the coding sequence GTGAGACTGGCGTACACGATCTCCGTCTCGCAGACGCGGTTCGCCGCGGTCGCGGCCGCGGACGTCCAGGCGACGATCCCGGCGCTCGCGGGCCTCGGGTTCGACGGCGTCGAGATGGCCATCCGCGACCCGGGGCACGTGGACGTCGAGGCGCTCGCGGCCGCGGCGGAGCGTTCGGGGATCGCGGTGCCGGCCGTCGGGACGGGGCAGGCCTACTTAGAAGAAGGGCTGAGTCTCACCGCCCCGGAGGAACAGGTGCGGGTGCGCGCGGCCGCCCGGCTCCTCGCGCAGGTCTCGGTGGCGCGCCGGCTCGGCGCGCTGCTCATCGTCGGGCTGATCCACGGCCCGATCCCGCCGGAGACCGACCGGGCGCTCGCCGAGGAGCACCTGCTCGAGGGACTCGGCACCGTGGCCCGGGCGGCCGGGACCGCGGGGGTGCGGCTCGTGATCGAGCCGATCAACCGGTACGAGACCAACTGGCTCAACACCGTCGAAGAGGTGCTCGATCTGATCGACCGGCTCGGCGAGGACAACGTCGGTGTGCTGCCGGACACGTTTCACATGAACATCGAGGAGACCGACATGTCCGCGGCGCTCCGCCGCGGCGGCGCGCGCGTCTGGCACGTGCACGCCGCCGACAGCAACCGGCGCGCGCCGGGGTGGGGGCACCTCGATTTCGGGCCGGTGGTGCGGGCGCTCGGCGAGATGGGCTACGGGGGTTTCCTCTCGGCCGAGATTCTCCCGCAGCCGGGCGTCCTCGACGCCGCCTGGCAGACGATCGCCGCGCTCCGCCCGCTCGTGCCGCGGCAGGCCCGCCCGGCGCAGGAGGCGCCGCTCGGGACCTCCGGCAACGGGCAGAGCCGCGGCTCTCGATGA
- a CDS encoding aldolase/citrate lyase family protein gives MEASNRETLVCVQIEDTDGLANLREILAVPGIDVFFVGPSDLAQAMGYPGRTDVPEVRAAIDGAFRAILAAGKVAGSTGAPEAIPGLIRQGIRYTYTHLTRLLGQAGRDFLTSAREPGPI, from the coding sequence GTGGAGGCGTCCAACCGCGAGACGCTCGTCTGCGTGCAGATCGAGGATACGGACGGGCTCGCGAACCTTCGCGAGATCCTCGCGGTGCCGGGGATCGACGTCTTCTTCGTCGGGCCGTCCGATCTCGCGCAGGCAATGGGGTACCCGGGGCGGACGGACGTTCCGGAGGTCCGAGCCGCGATCGACGGCGCCTTCCGCGCGATCCTGGCCGCCGGCAAAGTCGCCGGCTCAACCGGCGCCCCGGAGGCGATTCCCGGCTTGATCCGCCAGGGCATCCGCTACACCTACACGCACCTGACCCGTCTGCTGGGTCAGGCCGGACGCGATTTTTTGACGTCGGCGCGGGAGCCCGGGCCGATTTAA
- a CDS encoding D-glycerate dehydrogenase: protein MATPRIYVTRPLPGPAARVLREAPVEVRGWDKDDTPVARDVLLREVVDADGVICLITEKMDAEVIDRMAHCRVIAQVAVGYDNIEVPAATRRGIFVTNTPGVLTETTADMGWAILMATARRVAEGDKFTRSGRWKTWEIMGFTGQDVHGATLGIVGMGRIGCAIARRAAGFAMPVLYNNRTRLPEAQEREVNARHVPLDELLAQSDFVVISCALTPETRHLISERELGLMKRTAVLVNIARGPIVDQRALYRALVDNKIWAAGLDVFEQEPVPMDEPLLRLDNVVLPPHLGSASVATRIKMATLAAENCLAGVRGEVPPNVVNREALERR from the coding sequence ATGGCGACACCCCGAATCTATGTGACCCGGCCGCTGCCCGGGCCCGCGGCGCGCGTCCTGCGCGAGGCGCCGGTCGAAGTCCGCGGGTGGGACAAGGACGACACGCCGGTGGCGCGGGACGTCCTGCTGCGCGAGGTCGTCGACGCCGACGGCGTCATCTGTCTCATCACAGAGAAGATGGACGCCGAGGTGATCGACCGGATGGCCCACTGCCGCGTGATCGCGCAGGTCGCCGTCGGCTACGACAACATCGAGGTCCCGGCGGCGACGCGCCGGGGCATTTTCGTCACCAACACGCCGGGCGTGCTGACCGAAACCACGGCCGACATGGGGTGGGCGATCCTCATGGCCACCGCCCGCCGGGTCGCCGAGGGCGACAAGTTCACGCGGTCGGGCCGCTGGAAGACCTGGGAGATCATGGGCTTCACGGGGCAGGACGTGCACGGCGCGACGCTCGGCATCGTGGGGATGGGCCGGATCGGCTGCGCGATCGCCCGGCGCGCGGCGGGGTTTGCGATGCCGGTGCTCTACAACAACCGCACGCGGCTGCCGGAGGCGCAGGAGCGGGAGGTGAACGCCCGCCACGTGCCGCTGGACGAGCTGCTCGCGCAGTCGGACTTCGTCGTGATCTCGTGCGCGCTCACGCCGGAGACGCGGCATCTCATCAGCGAGCGCGAGTTGGGGCTGATGAAGCGCACCGCGGTGCTCGTCAACATCGCGCGCGGTCCCATCGTGGACCAGCGCGCGCTCTACCGGGCGCTCGTCGACAACAAGATCTGGGCGGCGGGGCTCGACGTCTTCGAGCAGGAGCCGGTGCCGATGGACGAGCCGCTGCTCAGGCTCGACAACGTCGTGCTGCCGCCGCATCTCGGCAGCGCGAGCGTGGCGACCCGGATCAAAATGGCGACGCTCGCCGCGGAAAATTGCCTGGCCGGCGTGCGCGGCGAGGTCCCGCCCAACGTCGTGAACCGCGAGGCCCTCGAACGGCGCTGA
- the rsmH gene encoding 16S rRNA (cytosine(1402)-N(4))-methyltransferase RsmH: MHVPVLVDEVLAYLAPRPGAVIVDATLGEGGHAEALLRKIAPAGRLVGLDRDGEALARAEERLRPFGQNVTLAQANFGDLDEALNVLGVGAVDGVLLDIGVSTRQLMEAERGFSFDRVGPLDMRMDRGESRTAADLVNALSERDLADLIYRYGEERASRKIARQIVARRPLRTTRDLARAVEAAVGASRGRLHPATRTFQALRIATNREIESLERALPQAVRRLRPGGRLCVIAFHSIEDRVVKTTLVRFARGCTCPPGLPECRCGGERLVRILTKKPVTASAAEIARNPRARSARLRAAERLIDGSRPLAGRQSSITC; this comes from the coding sequence ATGCATGTCCCGGTGCTGGTGGACGAGGTGCTGGCGTACCTCGCGCCGCGGCCCGGCGCCGTGATCGTTGATGCGACGCTCGGCGAAGGCGGCCACGCCGAGGCGCTGCTGCGAAAGATCGCGCCGGCCGGCCGGCTGGTCGGGTTGGACCGGGACGGCGAAGCGCTGGCGCGCGCCGAAGAGCGGCTGCGCCCGTTTGGTCAGAACGTGACGCTGGCGCAGGCGAATTTCGGCGACCTGGACGAGGCGTTGAACGTGCTCGGCGTGGGGGCGGTGGACGGGGTGCTGCTGGACATCGGGGTCTCGACGCGGCAGCTCATGGAGGCGGAACGCGGGTTCAGCTTCGACCGCGTCGGACCGCTCGACATGCGCATGGACCGCGGCGAATCCCGGACGGCCGCCGATCTGGTGAACGCGCTCTCGGAACGCGACCTCGCCGACCTGATCTATCGCTACGGCGAGGAGCGGGCGTCGCGGAAGATCGCCCGGCAGATCGTGGCGCGGCGTCCCCTGCGGACGACCCGCGACCTGGCGCGCGCCGTCGAAGCGGCGGTGGGCGCGAGCCGCGGGCGGCTGCATCCGGCGACCCGTACGTTTCAGGCGCTGCGGATCGCGACAAACCGCGAGATCGAGTCGCTCGAGCGCGCGCTGCCGCAGGCGGTGCGGCGCCTCCGGCCGGGCGGCCGGCTCTGCGTGATCGCCTTCCACTCCATCGAGGACCGCGTCGTCAAGACGACGCTCGTCCGGTTCGCGCGCGGCTGCACTTGTCCGCCCGGGCTGCCGGAGTGCCGGTGCGGCGGCGAGCGGCTCGTGCGGATTCTGACGAAGAAGCCGGTCACGGCGTCCGCGGCCGAAATTGCCCGCAACCCGCGGGCGCGCAGCGCGCGCCTGCGTGCGGCCGAGCGGCTGATCGACGGCAGCCGGCCGCTTGCCGGCCGGCAGAGCAGCATCACATGCTAG
- the iolN gene encoding 3-dehydro-scyllo-inosose hydrolase encodes MAKWTIPPKGGHMDKRTGIYLQNMTGREVDERLEKNDILIIPLGATETHGAHAPLGEDVFLVCRMAEEVAARTGCTVAQPVWYGSHPYHHLGMQGTIVIPEEIFAGYVRAMIAGFWNMGFRKQILLNGHGQEYVIPTAMHQFAKKYRVPSLLLLVNWYHPIRDHFKLIGEGGTYETPFIHGDEVETSWSLALFPDLIDMKDAPDNKVQGFLPGDHVDKAGNLLNRPINWYSQVGAGPIEVKAYIEGVVGRSSIARAEKAYKGVEQLLDYLERLVTDVHRTFPPGTLPPIEMMTERDPHELDAVLKGPRNGGKSIYSLGYPP; translated from the coding sequence TTGGCGAAGTGGACGATCCCGCCGAAAGGCGGGCACATGGACAAGCGGACCGGCATTTATCTGCAGAACATGACGGGGCGTGAGGTGGATGAGCGCCTCGAGAAGAACGACATCCTCATCATCCCGCTCGGCGCGACCGAGACGCACGGCGCGCACGCGCCGCTCGGCGAGGATGTGTTCCTGGTCTGCCGGATGGCGGAAGAAGTTGCCGCGCGCACCGGCTGCACGGTCGCCCAGCCGGTCTGGTACGGCTCGCATCCGTACCACCATCTCGGCATGCAGGGCACGATCGTGATCCCCGAGGAGATCTTCGCGGGGTACGTCCGGGCGATGATCGCGGGGTTCTGGAACATGGGCTTCCGCAAGCAGATTCTGCTGAACGGCCACGGCCAGGAGTACGTCATCCCCACGGCGATGCACCAGTTCGCGAAGAAGTACCGCGTGCCGAGCCTGCTCCTGCTCGTCAACTGGTATCATCCGATCCGCGATCACTTCAAGCTCATCGGTGAGGGCGGCACCTACGAGACCCCGTTTATCCACGGGGACGAGGTCGAGACGTCCTGGTCGCTCGCGTTGTTCCCCGACCTGATCGACATGAAGGACGCGCCCGACAACAAGGTGCAGGGGTTCCTGCCGGGCGACCACGTCGACAAGGCCGGCAATCTCCTGAATCGTCCGATCAACTGGTACAGTCAGGTCGGCGCGGGGCCGATCGAGGTGAAGGCGTACATCGAAGGCGTCGTCGGGCGCAGCAGCATCGCGCGCGCCGAGAAGGCCTACAAGGGCGTGGAGCAGCTCCTCGATTACCTGGAGCGGCTGGTGACGGACGTGCATCGCACCTTCCCGCCCGGCACGCTGCCGCCGATCGAGATGATGACGGAGCGGGATCCCCACGAGCTCGACGCGGTGCTCAAGGGGCCGCGCAACGGCGGAAAGAGCATCTACAGCCTCGGCTATCCGCCGTGA
- a CDS encoding TIM barrel protein: MREPWSRYLRLGIVHFMAYPAVMKGDGPYVETLREIAADPFFTAVEVGWVNDAEQRKQAALLLAEAHLAVGFGAQSALLVTKSDLNAADETARLSAVALVKNCVDQAVDLGARRLAVLSGPYPGAGDEAKAVDRLVESLTEICEYGRGRGVGITLETFDRTIEKKALAGPTALCVAVSERVRRTHADFGLMLDLSHLPLLGERTRDALLCARDHLVHAHIGNCAMRDRAHAAYGDVHPRFGVVGGENDTPEVLEFLRVLFEIGYLGGATAGGERRPFLSFEVKPLPGEATATVVAGTKRVFMDAWAML, encoded by the coding sequence ATGCGGGAACCCTGGAGCCGCTATCTGCGTCTCGGAATTGTGCACTTCATGGCCTATCCGGCGGTCATGAAGGGCGACGGGCCGTACGTCGAGACCCTGCGCGAGATCGCCGCGGACCCGTTCTTTACGGCGGTCGAAGTCGGCTGGGTCAACGACGCGGAGCAGCGGAAGCAGGCGGCGCTGCTGCTCGCGGAGGCGCACCTGGCCGTCGGGTTCGGCGCGCAGTCCGCGCTGCTCGTGACGAAGTCGGACCTCAACGCCGCCGACGAGACGGCGCGGCTTAGCGCGGTGGCGCTCGTGAAGAACTGCGTCGACCAGGCCGTCGACCTCGGCGCGCGGCGGCTCGCCGTGTTGAGCGGGCCGTACCCGGGGGCGGGCGACGAGGCGAAGGCGGTGGACCGGCTGGTCGAGTCGCTCACGGAGATCTGCGAATACGGGCGCGGCCGCGGGGTGGGGATCACGCTCGAGACGTTCGACCGCACGATCGAGAAGAAGGCGCTCGCCGGGCCGACGGCGCTCTGCGTGGCTGTGTCCGAGCGCGTGCGCCGGACGCACGCCGACTTCGGGCTGATGCTCGACCTGAGCCACCTGCCGCTGCTCGGCGAACGGACGCGGGACGCCCTCCTGTGCGCCCGCGACCATCTCGTGCACGCGCACATCGGCAACTGCGCGATGCGCGACCGCGCGCACGCGGCGTACGGCGACGTGCACCCCCGTTTCGGCGTGGTCGGCGGCGAGAACGACACGCCGGAAGTGCTCGAGTTTCTGCGGGTGCTGTTCGAGATCGGCTACCTCGGCGGCGCGACCGCCGGCGGCGAGCGCCGGCCGTTCCTGTCCTTCGAGGTCAAGCCGCTGCCGGGCGAGGCGACCGCGACGGTCGTCGCCGGCACCAAGCGCGTCTTCATGGACGCGTGGGCGATGCTGTAG
- a CDS encoding DUF5317 family protein — protein MLAGVAIGRLRGGRLVNLTRLAPRWLPLLVLAVASVTAARAALVPVETARVLVILGYLLALIGLAANLTLPWLWLALAGAALNAIVIAANAGRMPVSGAVIRVISRSLIFGGATGPFYVLAGPRTVLAPLGDTLPLVVGGVGVVLSPGDLLLALGIAGTLQAGMLSGRTSPESENVDLPRGNGDRPGPGEQ, from the coding sequence GTGCTGGCCGGCGTCGCCATCGGCCGGTTGCGCGGCGGACGGCTCGTCAATCTCACCCGACTCGCGCCGCGCTGGCTGCCGCTCCTCGTGCTGGCGGTCGCCTCGGTGACCGCCGCGCGGGCCGCCCTCGTGCCGGTTGAGACGGCGCGCGTCCTCGTCATCCTCGGCTATCTTCTGGCACTCATCGGTTTGGCGGCCAACCTGACCCTGCCGTGGTTGTGGCTTGCGCTCGCCGGCGCGGCGCTCAACGCGATCGTGATCGCGGCAAACGCCGGCCGCATGCCGGTCTCCGGAGCGGTCATTCGTGTGATCTCACGGTCCCTCATTTTCGGCGGCGCGACCGGGCCCTTCTACGTCCTGGCCGGTCCGCGGACGGTGCTCGCGCCGCTCGGGGATACGCTGCCGCTCGTGGTCGGCGGCGTCGGTGTGGTCCTGAGCCCCGGCGACTTGCTGCTCGCGCTCGGCATCGCCGGCACGCTGCAGGCCGGTATGCTGTCCGGACGCACCTCGCCCGAGTCGGAGAACGTCGACCTGCCGCGCGGCAACGGGGATCGTCCCGGCCCCGGAGAGCAATAA
- a CDS encoding UDP-N-acetylmuramoyl-L-alanyl-D-glutamate--2,6-diaminopimelate ligase, with translation MRVTDLVAALAAEDGGAAAVSVLGGEGREFSGLAHDSRSVRPGDLFAAIRGFTQDGHRYAADAVRRGAAVLLVDHPLADLAATQVVVPNTRRAFAAAAAAFYRHPSRELNVCGTTGTNGKTTTTFLVDAILRAAGRRSAVIGTLGVQLDGAPVEFHATTPTTPEASDLQRLLREMRDRGVQDVTMEVTSHALELDRVAECRFVTAVFTNLTQDHLDLHGTLEGYRDAKARLFAMLEPGGVAIVNADDSYGDAMARASRAPVWTYGIDRPARIRAETLTLSPRGTGMTVVWPEGRVPVALPLPGRFNVSNALAAFAVGLSRGVPAETMRRVLESTTGVPGRFEPVDEGQPFAVIVDYAHTPDSLEQVLRLAREISPGRRIVVFGCGGDRDRTKRPIMGRIGTTLADYAFFTSDNPRGEDPEAILREIEAGALGARNFSSAADRRLAIEQAIALARPGDVVVIAGKGHETYQIVGDQVIDFDDRAVAREVLRARCAGKTR, from the coding sequence ATGCGCGTTACTGACCTTGTGGCCGCGCTGGCCGCGGAGGACGGCGGGGCGGCGGCAGTCTCCGTGCTCGGGGGCGAAGGCCGGGAGTTCAGCGGGCTCGCGCACGACTCCCGCAGCGTCCGTCCGGGCGATCTGTTCGCCGCGATCCGCGGCTTCACGCAGGATGGACACCGCTACGCCGCCGACGCGGTGCGGCGCGGCGCCGCGGTGCTCCTCGTCGATCATCCGCTCGCCGACCTTGCCGCGACGCAGGTCGTCGTGCCGAACACGCGCCGCGCGTTCGCGGCGGCCGCGGCCGCCTTCTACCGGCATCCCTCGCGCGAACTCAACGTTTGCGGCACCACCGGGACCAACGGCAAGACCACGACGACCTTCCTCGTCGACGCCATCCTTCGCGCGGCCGGCCGGCGCAGCGCCGTGATCGGTACGCTCGGCGTGCAGTTGGACGGCGCGCCGGTGGAGTTCCACGCGACGACGCCGACCACGCCGGAGGCGTCGGATCTGCAGCGGCTCCTGCGCGAGATGCGCGACCGCGGCGTGCAGGACGTGACGATGGAGGTGACGTCGCACGCGCTCGAACTGGACCGCGTCGCCGAATGCCGGTTCGTCACCGCGGTCTTCACGAATCTGACGCAGGACCACCTCGACCTGCACGGCACGCTCGAGGGGTACCGCGACGCGAAAGCCCGCCTCTTCGCGATGCTGGAGCCCGGCGGTGTGGCTATCGTCAACGCCGACGATTCGTACGGCGACGCGATGGCGCGGGCCAGCCGCGCCCCGGTGTGGACGTACGGCATCGACCGGCCCGCGCGGATCCGCGCGGAAACGCTCACGCTCTCGCCGCGCGGGACGGGGATGACGGTGGTGTGGCCGGAGGGGCGCGTGCCGGTGGCGCTGCCGCTGCCCGGCCGCTTCAACGTCAGCAATGCGCTCGCCGCCTTCGCGGTCGGGCTCAGCCGCGGCGTGCCCGCCGAGACGATGCGGCGCGTGCTCGAGTCGACGACGGGCGTCCCCGGGCGGTTCGAGCCCGTCGACGAGGGCCAGCCCTTCGCCGTCATCGTGGACTACGCGCACACCCCCGACAGTCTGGAACAGGTCCTGCGGCTCGCCCGCGAGATCTCGCCGGGACGGCGGATCGTGGTCTTCGGCTGCGGCGGCGACCGCGACCGGACGAAGCGCCCGATCATGGGACGCATCGGGACGACCCTCGCGGACTACGCTTTCTTTACCTCCGACAACCCGCGCGGCGAGGATCCCGAAGCGATCCTGCGCGAGATCGAGGCCGGCGCGCTCGGGGCGCGCAACTTCTCGAGCGCGGCGGACCGGCGCCTGGCGATCGAGCAGGCGATCGCGCTCGCGCGGCCCGGCGACGTCGTCGTGATCGCCGGCAAGGGGCATGAGACCTATCAGATCGTCGGCGACCAGGTGATCGATTTCGACGACCGCGCGGTCGCCCGGGAGGTGCTGCGCGCGCGGTGTGCCGGGAAGACGCGGTGA
- a CDS encoding alpha/beta hydrolase produces the protein MNVRRILHHALLADAGAHPRSLLLVLHGFFGAGRNWTTVARGLVKARPGWGAVLVDLRLHGASQGFAPPHTLESCAGDLAALEGTLAAPVRAVLGHSFGGKVALAYLARRPSGLRQVWVVDADPSAGVPQGAAWEVLRAVEALPAVFARREDLVARLERLGFDRRIGDWMATNLEPADGGYRWRLDFAALEALLRDFFRADLWSVVEETPPGVALHVVRATRSTVVAEASAARLEAIGRATGRVFVDDVAGGHWLNADNPEAVTALLAARLPAA, from the coding sequence TTGAACGTCCGCCGCATCCTCCACCACGCGCTCCTCGCGGACGCCGGCGCCCACCCGCGGTCTCTCCTGTTGGTTCTGCACGGGTTCTTCGGCGCCGGCCGCAACTGGACGACCGTTGCGCGAGGTCTGGTGAAGGCCCGTCCGGGCTGGGGCGCCGTGCTCGTCGATCTCCGGCTGCACGGCGCGTCGCAGGGATTTGCCCCGCCGCACACGCTGGAGAGCTGCGCCGGCGATCTCGCCGCCCTCGAGGGCACGCTGGCCGCGCCGGTGCGCGCGGTGCTCGGACATTCGTTCGGCGGTAAGGTGGCGCTGGCGTACCTCGCGCGGCGTCCGTCCGGTCTGCGTCAGGTCTGGGTCGTCGACGCCGATCCGTCCGCCGGCGTGCCTCAGGGCGCCGCGTGGGAGGTGCTGCGGGCGGTCGAGGCGCTGCCGGCGGTGTTTGCCCGCCGGGAGGACCTCGTCGCCCGGCTCGAGCGGTTGGGGTTCGACCGGCGGATCGGCGACTGGATGGCGACAAACTTGGAACCCGCGGACGGGGGCTACCGGTGGCGGCTCGACTTCGCCGCGCTCGAGGCGCTGCTCCGGGATTTCTTCCGCGCGGACCTCTGGAGCGTGGTGGAGGAGACGCCCCCCGGCGTCGCGCTGCATGTCGTCCGGGCGACGCGATCGACCGTCGTCGCGGAGGCGTCGGCGGCTCGACTGGAGGCGATCGGCCGGGCGACCGGCCGCGTCTTCGTCGACGACGTGGCCGGCGGCCATTGGCTCAACGCCGATAATCCGGAGGCCGTCACGGCGCTCCTGGCGGCCCGGCTCCCCGCGGCCTAG
- a CDS encoding penicillin-binding protein 2, whose translation MNRRRPSRPRRRHHTADGSGPPRFRPGGANPRGDHAPPGEPDGIARRRLVALSCVWIVALGLLVVRMVDLQIVRAGALARLADRQQLESLRLPGRRGQILDQAGRPLAINVEVDSIYAVPRAIDDPGAFARAAGPVLGLSPGEVEARLRRGGPYFAWLARRQPAEVADRLRALDLGETAGIVPESRRAYPAGTLAANLLGFTGTDDAGLAGLELQYDRVLRGTGGIEVADRDAIGRELIQTQRIVTPPRDGATLVLTIDEVIQHIAEREVARAVEQSRARAGLVIVMDPETGGLLALAAAPSFDPNRYQDAPPRLWKSPAVADVYEPGSTFKLILAAAALDSRAVTLEDRWTDPGKIRINGATIHDAEPNEHFDSLGLADIIKYSSNVGAAQVATRLGKDAMFAYIRQFGFGRPTGIDLPGEVAGLVRPVAQWYGPTLQNIAFGQGISVTPVQLLVAESSFATDGLAVRPHVVAVVRDAAGRTISTPGDVTRHRVIDAGVAAQVLAMMREVVRAGTGVKAQVDGYTVAGKTGTAQRPGPSGGYEPGAYVASFVGIVPVPSPRLAILVVIDEPRGVYFGGDVAAPVFHEIARQALWYLRVAPEETPQAASLMTLPVSPTPPPAGPVPAAAPPAPAPR comes from the coding sequence ATGAACCGGCGCCGTCCGTCACGGCCGCGCCGGCGACATCATACCGCGGACGGGTCGGGGCCTCCCCGGTTTCGCCCCGGCGGCGCGAATCCGCGGGGTGATCACGCCCCCCCCGGCGAGCCCGACGGCATCGCCCGGCGGCGGCTCGTCGCGTTATCGTGCGTCTGGATCGTCGCGCTCGGCCTCCTTGTCGTCCGTATGGTCGATCTGCAGATCGTGCGCGCCGGCGCGCTCGCGCGGCTCGCGGACCGCCAGCAGCTGGAGTCGCTGCGCCTGCCCGGCCGCCGGGGACAGATCCTCGACCAGGCCGGCCGGCCGCTCGCAATCAACGTCGAGGTCGATTCCATCTACGCGGTGCCGAGGGCGATCGACGATCCCGGCGCGTTCGCGCGCGCGGCCGGGCCCGTCCTCGGGCTCTCACCCGGCGAGGTAGAGGCGCGGCTGCGCCGCGGCGGCCCGTACTTCGCCTGGCTCGCGCGGCGGCAGCCCGCGGAGGTCGCGGACCGGCTCCGCGCGCTCGATCTCGGCGAGACGGCCGGGATCGTCCCGGAGTCGCGGCGCGCCTACCCCGCCGGCACGCTTGCGGCGAACCTCCTCGGGTTCACCGGCACCGACGACGCGGGGCTGGCCGGCCTCGAACTGCAGTACGACCGCGTGCTGCGCGGCACCGGTGGGATCGAGGTGGCCGATCGGGACGCGATCGGCCGGGAGCTCATCCAGACGCAGCGCATCGTCACCCCCCCGCGCGACGGCGCGACGCTGGTGCTCACGATCGACGAGGTCATCCAGCACATCGCCGAGCGCGAGGTCGCCCGCGCGGTGGAGCAGTCGCGGGCCCGCGCCGGCCTGGTGATCGTCATGGATCCGGAGACCGGCGGACTGCTCGCGCTGGCGGCGGCGCCGTCGTTCGATCCGAACCGGTATCAGGACGCGCCGCCGCGGCTGTGGAAAAGCCCGGCGGTCGCCGACGTGTACGAGCCCGGATCGACGTTCAAGTTGATCCTCGCGGCCGCCGCGCTCGACAGCCGCGCCGTCACGCTCGAGGACCGGTGGACCGATCCGGGAAAGATTCGAATCAACGGCGCGACGATCCACGACGCGGAGCCCAACGAGCACTTCGACTCGCTCGGCCTGGCGGACATCATCAAGTATTCGAGCAACGTCGGCGCGGCGCAGGTTGCGACGCGGCTCGGGAAGGACGCGATGTTCGCATACATCCGGCAGTTCGGCTTCGGCCGCCCGACCGGAATCGATCTGCCGGGTGAAGTCGCGGGGCTCGTGCGGCCGGTCGCGCAGTGGTACGGGCCGACCCTTCAGAACATCGCCTTCGGTCAGGGCATCTCCGTGACGCCGGTCCAGCTGCTGGTCGCCGAATCGTCGTTCGCGACGGACGGCCTCGCCGTGCGGCCCCATGTCGTCGCCGTCGTCCGGGACGCCGCCGGCCGGACGATCTCGACGCCCGGCGACGTGACGCGGCACCGGGTCATCGACGCGGGGGTGGCGGCACAGGTGCTCGCGATGATGCGGGAGGTCGTGCGCGCCGGCACCGGGGTCAAGGCGCAGGTCGACGGCTACACGGTAGCCGGCAAGACGGGCACCGCGCAGCGCCCCGGCCCGTCGGGCGGCTATGAGCCCGGCGCGTACGTCGCGTCGTTCGTGGGCATCGTGCCGGTGCCGTCCCCGCGCCTGGCGATCCTGGTGGTCATCGACGAGCCGCGCGGCGTGTACTTCGGCGGCGACGTGGCGGCGCCGGTCTTCCACGAGATCGCCCGCCAGGCATTGTGGTACCTTCGGGTGGCGCCGGAAGAGACGCCGCAGGCGGCTTCGCTGATGACGCTGCCGGTTTCACCGACGCCCCCGCCGGCGGGGCCGGTGCCGGCCGCGGCCCCGCCGGCACCGGCCCCGCGCTGA
- the mraZ gene encoding division/cell wall cluster transcriptional repressor MraZ gives MLRGEAQYALDDKGRVVIPPKFRAVMGDRIIVTRWTDPCLFAFSAPEWQSLEEKLRTLPLGQHEARRYVLSAAEDCELDRQGRIFLAPHLREHAGITRSVTIIGVGGHLELWSTPAWRRRLQKVRKAPEELAQQLQALTL, from the coding sequence ATGCTCAGGGGCGAAGCGCAGTACGCGCTGGACGACAAAGGGCGGGTGGTGATTCCGCCCAAATTTCGGGCGGTCATGGGCGACCGCATCATCGTCACCCGGTGGACCGACCCGTGTCTTTTCGCCTTTTCCGCGCCTGAATGGCAGTCGCTCGAAGAGAAGCTCCGGACGCTGCCGCTGGGCCAGCACGAGGCGCGCCGGTACGTGCTGTCGGCGGCCGAAGATTGCGAACTCGACCGGCAGGGTAGGATTTTTCTCGCGCCGCATCTGCGCGAGCACGCAGGCATCACGCGGTCGGTAACGATCATCGGGGTGGGGGGACACCTGGAACTCTGGAGCACCCCCGCCTGGCGCAGGCGGCTCCAGAAGGTTCGGAAGGCGCCGGAGGAACTGGCGCAACAGCTCCAGGCGCTGACGCTGTAA